The genomic region attatattttaaagctgAACATAGGCATACTCTGTATCCAATCAATGCTACATCCAGGGATGTACCCAGACAGACTTGTACTTGTGCACCAAGTGACCTGTAGCGTAACATTCATAGAAGCATTAGTCATGATAGAAAGTAGCAGACAACTTAATTATGACatgttaaggaaaaataatactacaaagctgtaaaaTTAAAGAGTGCAGGAATGAGTACGAACAAAAGATAGGATTAGAAACCTAATACTGAAGAAAAGTGCAAGGAATATAAAGGACAAACTGGTGGCCATCACATTTGTaatattcaaaagcaaaaaaacgtagatttatgaaaaatatatgtaagagCATGGATGAATTGACTCTTAAAAGTAAAAGCTaaggaatgaaaaatacagaagaatggTTGTCACTGTCAAGGAAGCAGGATAATAGGGGTGATCACAGAGAATATCCAATTTAGACAATACTCAaagttcttcatttttatttaactcgGGAGGTGAGTTTATATGTCTTCATTTAATTTGGTTTTctaatatctattttatatttttgaaataggttaaatttcatattttatatactaacaaataaagaagtttgaaatcttaattaaaagaaaaaaaagcacttgaGGAAAATTTTTGAATTTAGTACTTATGTCAGAGGTGCCCAAGACTGCCAGCAGGCTCAGTGATTTCCTACAAGGACTCACAAAACTCAGAATCACTATTATGGTTATGGTTTATTACAGCTACAGAGTTAGATTAAAACTGGCAAAGGAAAAAGGTGTATATATAGGTCAGCGTCCAGGGGAAACCAGGCAAGGCTTCCACTTGTCCTCTCCTGGTGGGGTCACACAGAGCACTTGGTTCTCCTGGTGGCGTTGCCCAATGACTCTTAGGAATTCTTGCCAACCAGAAAAGCTCAACCAAATCTTAGTGTACaggaagttgttttgttttttttttaagtaggctctgcacccagcgtggagcccaatgcggggattGAACTCACAACGCTCAAAGCAAGAcgagctgagatcgagtcagatgcttaactgactgagccacccaggtgccccagtgtagAGTGTTTTATTGGAGGGCAGTACGTAGGTTTGGAGAGTCCACATAACTGTCCTCAGTTACTTAGTCTTCAGCTGCTCACGCCAGAATTCAAACTGATCCAGCCTAGCCCAAGTTGTTCCTAGAAACCCCAGGTGTATAAAAAACAAGCATTTATCTTAAATCACATCATTGGCTTAAACTGGTGTGGGACCCCAGGATACAAAGATGCTCTTATCAGGTAGGATATTCCAAGGTTTCAGAAATTATCTCTCAGGGCTAGCCAAAGGTCAGTCTTTGAATACCTTTGGAATATGCAGAGTTTGGGCAATCCAGACTGAGTTAGCCCATTACTGCACAGTTCCGTGAAAAAGGGAGACAGTGATTCTTATAGAATTATAACTTGGCTTTTTAGTCTTGTCAGTATAGAaagtgaatgaatttttaaaatattagttaatTATTCTTTATGAATGTAATCAGATGATGACTTCCATTTATAACTACTATTCCTACTATGGTACTCCTACAGCACAGTCCATGATACCCTATATGTAGATTTCCTACTTCCCTACCCCACACAGGAAAAACAAACCtcctgaattgttttgtttttcttgacaggggaaacaaagaacttttaaacattttgtctCTAAATGTGTAAAGCCCAggttcttgaaaaataaaaattagtttgcCTCTCACTATCCCATGAAAATATACAACTATCCACAATACTGGAGACCAGAATATTATATGGCATCTGCACATATCAGCAATCTAGAAGCCTTGTTTCTGTGGGTCCAGACATTTAGGGAATGTTGGTATATCTTCCATTTTGAGTTCCGCCCTCAATTACCAATGTGTGGAGGGAGGTTCCCCCCATACCACCAAGCAAGCGCTACTATGGACACCAACAGGGTATAGCAGGgtatcctacaatttaactcaattctgacactatccacctagagacagcatcagatcccacaggttaaggactcagtcccacaagactgtccccTCAAATGCCAATCACAACCCTGGGTTTTTACCCATGTTTCTGACTGAACTAGCTATTGACTGGAGCTTCCAgtgaccccctccttgggttatAATTTAAGATCTCTATCCTCTAAATTTCCCACCCCCTTCAGAAGCTcatcacaagtccaggttgtcacctgtacATTTGACTGAAATgactataaatcagaggttcccaggaCCCTCTCCTTGGGTTTGATTGAACTGCTACAGTGGCTCACGGAGCTCAGAGACACATTTCACTTACTGGATTACCAGTTTGCTATAAAAGGACATAACTCAGGAACACCCAGATGGAAgtgatgcatagggcaaggtatggggaaaggatACAGAGCCTCCATGCCCTCTCAGAGGGCACCACTGTCACTGAATCTCCAAGTGCCCACCAATCTGGAAGCTTCCCAAATCCCATACCTTTCAGTTTTTATTGAAGATTTATTAAATAGGCATGACTGGTTAAATCACAGGCCATTGGCAACGGATTCAGCCTCCAGtgttctcccttccccctttcccaaCCTTAGGTGATATAGGGACATTCCAAGAGTCACCTCATCAGTACCATAGCAGAAGACATTTTTATCTCTCTCAACACTTAggaaaattccaagggttttagaaggCTTATGCCAGAAACtgggacaaaaaccaaatatgtatttcttattataaatcacaagaTCACATCCTTCCTAAATGGAAGCACACTTTTCTAAACCTTGGGTTTCCTACCACATAAAAGATGCAACACATTGATAACCCACTTTCAATTCTGGAGGCTACATTTTCTATATGGGTGAGCCCACTTTTGACCCCCTCAGTGGACTCTCTTAAGTGTTGACAACTTTGTGAAGGATGCATAGCTGAAAGGGCTCTTTGGACTGCAATGCAAAGAGTTCTATACCTCAGTCTTTTTTCTATAACTTTCCCCAAACTGACACTGGCATATCAAAATGTTATATGCAATAACAGAAGCCTTTAGAGATTTTAAgaagaccaatttttttttttttcttcagcaaatTTACTTTTCTCAATTTGAAAAATGAGCATTATCTTGCTACTGGGTTCTGGTTGAGATAGAATACCTGACCACAGGACACCAGGTTATCCTGAGTCCTAAATTTTCTATTATGAACATGGAGTTATAAGATCTCTTATTGCTCCAAGAAGATCATTATTATTTCATGGAATTTGCATATGTGAAAGTGGGCTTGAACAAATCCTAAAGGTCCAAGTAACATTCAGGAGACCCGCAATTACTTTCACAGCACGGCATGGCACCAAGGGACTTCTCTATGGCTAATTAATGGaagagttaaaacaaaaacaaaacaaaacaaaaattaaaaaaaaaaaaaaactaagcctGGTTGCTGGCAGGCTCTACATACTGTAGTGATTACTGCGAAGAATGCATTACCACAGTATTGTTACTCCAGGCTAAGGAATTACTGAAGAATATTGGAAAATACTGGATAATTTATACATTAAGTAGAGCttccagaaataaacatttttatctaCGTTGCTTGTAGAAGAAATCTTTTTCAGTTTGGTCACTCAGGAGCATGAAGGAATACGATTGGTAGTGAAGGGGAGGTTCACGGAAGTTATATGTGGATGGGCTTTTCGATATGGGCTGTGTACAATTAATAACACACTCCTGAAAATGATTCTTCCTTACTCTGGTTCAACTACTTGTGTGCAGGAAAGCAACCCTTCTCTAAGGGATAGAGTAGTGGTTGCACTAAATGGGAAGGCAGGGTAGCCACAATGCCTTTTCAGCTCCATAACAGGCtaaggagagagagatttcatCTCTAGCTCCCTAGAAACTAAAGCTTGAGTATGTGCACTACTCTTGGCTAATCAAAAATTCCATTCCTAACTTTTGAGTCTTTTGAATGTAAAGCAAGATGAGGGATTATTCACAGCAGCTGACAATGGAAGGATCTGGCAGTTGTCAGATATGAAGCAGACTGTTCTATGCTGCTGTCCTGATTGTCTATTTCCTTTGGTTCCTGCCAAGTTTCTCAACTCATCCTCCCCCTTCCTTATACTTTGAAAGAGTTAGacaatccattttcttttatttatttgtttattttgttattatattcagttagccaccatacagtacatcattagtttttgatgtagtgttccatgattcaatagttgcatataacacccagggctcatctcAACATGTGCCAATCCATTTTCTGCTTTCAATGAGCAGAGCTGTTTTACTGTTGTTGGTTCCCATATCACTGTTTGTAAGAGAGGAGAGCACTCTTTAAAGTGAAGGAtacctttgtgggttttttgtttgtttgttttttaagattttatttatttatgagagagagaatgagtagtgggaaggggcagagggagagagaaaggcagactcccactgagcagggagcctgatgcaggctggatcccaggaccaggagatcatgacctgagccgaaggcagacgtttaaccaactgagccacccaggcgcctcagctTTGTGTTTAATAATAAACATACACTCCTTATAGAAAAGGAGTTTGTCTTTATaatcacatcttttaaaaatacaactaagAGATTACtactttttaaactgtttttctatttttttcatgagaTGCATAGGTTCATTaagtgaaatgggaaaaagagaaagaacggTGGTTTTGGCATCTTTTCtctcagaaaaattttttaaagattttatttatttatttgacagagagagagagacagcgagagagggaacacaagcagggggagtgggagagggagaggcaggcttcccgcggagcagggagcccgatgcggggctcaatcccaggaccctgggatcatgagctgagcagaaggcagactcttaaagactgagccacccaggcacccctctcagaAGTTTTTAAGCTGTATTTTTCTGGCTCTTAATTCTTCACACACATTGCTGTTTTGGTTAACAAAAGatgacctttttcttttttctaaatacaCTGATCTTTTGTCTATTAAATAAGAAACCCTCTAGTAGCAacataaatgattttaattttcccaCTAGATATAAGAAGAAAGCCAGTTGTTTGCAACGTCTGGCATCCCAGACTtatccattctcctttctgtctaCTGTAAGGTGCAGACTCTATACCAATGTTGACAAGTTAAAAcccagaaactgaattttaagtaCTAAGAAATGCTGCTGTAAATGCTGCTATAATTGTTAAAGAAAGCTAACGGTTATTAAATGAATACGACCTTCTGCACAAGAGGCTAGGTTTTACGTGCATTAGAATCTGATGAGATGGACAATTATtcttcacaatttaaaaattaacaaaaatcagGTTAAATAAGCAGCTTAATGTTTCACAGTTGTCACATGGAAAAACTAACATTCAATTCAAGGTTGCCTGAGACATAAGCTTTCACTCCTGCAGCTTATCTTTTAAGGCCTATTTCCTTGTACTCAGATAactgaaaaccaaacaaaaagggTGCTTGGGATTCTTCTCAGTAACATTGAGATTGTGCTTTAAAGTATCTTTCAGTATCTGATAGAAATTATAGTATTTATaggagaaagcattttttttttgtttggtattgctaaaatgtttttgttgttgttctttttttaatcaaacatcTCCCAATGACCGACACATGTGTTTTGTTGCAACTGGCTACATTATAGTCCATTCTGTTAccatttttcatctttctcatttaaaataaaccacTCAAGCCACACTACTGGAAAGGAAGTAGTTGTGTATCCAAAGtcttcctgggggtggggattATCTTGGGGTCATGTCCCGCTTGTCACCGCCGAGAAGATAAATAGCCATCCACTATAAGACCCATTCGTAAAATTTGGAGAGAAGGGTTGTCAACCTCTTCtacaaaataaattatctgaTTCAAAATTCTAGACGGTGCTAAGGTAGGTGACTGTTTGCTGTGAATGCAACAATGTAACAAAGATAATGTCGTCTTAGATAAAAGGTTTGTtcactcattctctctgtgtttccttagtttgtgtgtatgtgtggaccGGGGGAGTGGATGGAGGATGGTGGAGGCATAAATCTGACCTTGCCTTACCCCTGGCATTTTCCAAAAGCCTTGCCTGATTCATTGTGCCCCTTATTGCCAGGATGCAAAAGCTAACTGTGCCTATTTTGGAATTTGGGGAAATCCAATGGTCTAATTAATTGAGTAAGCTTAAATAACCCTCATCAGTAAGCCAAATCTCACTTGCTATGAGCACATACATATGTTCATCTATAGTATGACTACTTTGTGTTTGTTCCTATAATCATCAATTCAGGGAACTTATGACTTTGAAGTCAGATATCGAATTATTGAACAATCATAATGCCCTTAATAGTAATTATAGACAATAATGGTTCCATTTTATGTATCTATAATACAATAAGCTCTGCAAATGGTGCTATAAATTATCCAGTTTCATCCTGGTTTCAACCTTATGGAATATTATTATGctaataaacaaaatcaagaaatttaGGGATACCAAACTTGAATGACTTACAGAAACTTAGATGCCGCATCTGAGGTTAACATCAATTTTGGCTCCCTCTGAATCCTGTGTGTTAACCAGTACTGCACGGCGCCATTTGTTCTGGTGTTGccagtgagaaaataaaacatattttgataAACTTGCCTGATTTTAGAATTTCTATTATTAATCTCCAAACGAGGATGAAGGATTCCTATGTAATCCTGAAGCTCTTGAATATGCTGACTCATTTGCCTTACAGGACAATTTGCTAATCTTCCTTGTTGCAGGCTCTTCTGTACCAGTGATTGCAAATTAAGTCCCAATAAGCAGGCAGATGTGATGATCTGGAGGTCTCAGTGTAGACTGTTGCCACTCTTATAATCGAGCTGATGTTAATAGTTAGATCTCATCTAATACAATCGCTGAGAACCAATGGCATAAAATCTCCTAAATTTGCTatacttttgttatttaattGATTCTTTAATGTTAGTTCTTTAGTTAGAAGTTTCACAAAAATGACTTAGAGGAAaccttttttatgatttttgaatTGATTCTTTAACCACTGAATCTGTGCAAACTCCTTATTTAAAGTTTATACAGCAAGTAATTAATTGCAGATTCTTTAACCACTTTAATcactgaattgatttttttaaccacaacttcaagaaaaaagaaaagacagatttaAGTGAGAATGTGAATGTTATATAAAGCTTACAAATGACATTTGCACTGCATAaccaagtaaacatttttttctcctttattttaagAGTTTGGATTGCTTTACCATAGTTTCAGACACTCACCTTACATATTCCTCTGTAGGATCTGGTTCCCAAAGAAGACTGACCTCTCTTCTCAGTGATTCTAAAAGAGTGCAGGTCAttttgttgggggaggggtaaTTCTGAGCTTAACAAGCATGGTGGACAGAATAGACCTCCATTATTCATTTGCCTTATTGCTCACTGTAGTGCTACTTTAATATTACTAATCTTTAACTGCTGGCTGAATATCTTCCATCatgctataatttattttttctttgcactCATTCTATTTTTCCCCTTGATTAATTTCCTTCTggttatataacatatattttctcatataaCCAGTTTAGAAGTCTACTAGTAAGTGCAGAGATATAGTTGTTCTTCAAGACGTTTTATGTTTCAGGGACCTCACATTAGACATTGTCTTACCTCGGAGGTGAGATAGAGACATAAGTCCAGGGAGACGAAAGCAATAATTATAGGACACGTGTAAAAGATTTACTACTGCCAAACAATATATTTgcatagaacacacacacacaatgcctTTTCTCTATAAGAGAGCACAGATCATATATCCAGGATGCCAAAGATAAGATGAATTTTGAGacacttgaatattttattaaaaataaaattgaggggtgccttggtggctcagtcggccaaacctccaactcttgatttcagctcaggtcttgatctcaaggtggtgagttcaagccctgcgttaggctccatgcccagtggggagcccacttaaaaacaaacaaacaaacaaacaaataaatatatagtaaaattcagtatttagtaagcaattaaaaagaaacaaaaagttcaatttatttgttttaattaatttcatttaataaatgctcATATTAGTGTTTATTATATGCCAGTAACATAAATCTTTTACAAATATCTACTCATTTATTCCTCTAGCCATCACAGAGTGGTTAAATAACTTTATCAAACTCACACAACCAGTAAGTAGCAAAGCTAAGATTTGAACCTAGTCATCTCTTACAGTACCTTCTGTGTCTTAATTTATATGTTAAACTACTTCCCAAGATCACAGACATTCTTCTGTAGAATTATCTAGCTTACCTGTGGGCActtttttcctagaatttttttcaactttcctttaCATGGAAGAACGTGATTTTAAGATGGACAAACTAAGCTTTGCTTTAAGGATTTTGGCAACTTTCACAATTCTACTAGATCTTATCAACCAAGCCACATTCTTTTCCCTTCAGCTTGAAAGGAACTAATCTCATTTCTTAATATGCACAGCTTTTGGAGAGTTACTGCATCTCAGAACACCAACTCAGAATAACATCCTCGGGTATCAGTGAAGATTTTTAATTacctcttttaaagaaaatgacaaaaaaagaaaacaaacagatcaCAGAAAATGTCATTAGCTGTGATTTTATTATCCTTCTATTTGCTTCCTTAAAAGGGAGAATAAAGATATTCTTGCTTCATACATCACTCAAGTCAACTCACGTATTTTGATACCATCTCTTTTggacaagaaaaacaagaaaaccaagatgttggagagcAATTATACCATACCAACTGAGTTTCTCCTTGTTGGATTCacagattatctccctctccaaGTCTCACTATTCTTGGTATTTCTCATAGTCTATATACTAACTCTTGTGGGAAATATGAGTTTAATAATCCTAATTAATATCAGCTTAAGCCTTCAAACCCCCATGTATTATTTTCTCAGCAATTTGTCTTTCTTAGACATCTGCTATTCTTCAGCCATTGCCCCTAAAATGTTGGTGAATTTCTTAGCATCCAGGAAAAGCATCTCTTCCTATGGCTGTGCaatacaaatgtttttctttggttgtttTGCTGATGCTGAGTGCCTTATTCTGGCAGCAATGGCATATGATCGTTATGCAGCCATCTGTAACCCATTGCTCTATTCTACACTTATGTCTAGGAGAGTCTGTATCTGCTCCATTGTGTTGGCCTACTTCAGTGGAAGTATGACTTCATTGGTACATGTGTGCCTCACGTTCAGGCTGCCATTTTGTGGCTCCAATATTGTTAATCATTTTTTCTGTGATATCCCACCTTTCCTGGCTTTATCATGTGCAGATACCCATATCAATGAGCTTTTGCTCTTTGCCTTGTGTGGCTTCATTCAGACCAGCACTTTTTTGGTCA from Zalophus californianus isolate mZalCal1 chromosome 11, mZalCal1.pri.v2, whole genome shotgun sequence harbors:
- the LOC113915460 gene encoding olfactory receptor 5AS1, whose product is MLESNYTIPTEFLLVGFTDYLPLQVSLFLVFLIVYILTLVGNMSLIILINISLSLQTPMYYFLSNLSFLDICYSSAIAPKMLVNFLASRKSISSYGCAIQMFFFGCFADAECLILAAMAYDRYAAICNPLLYSTLMSRRVCICSIVLAYFSGSMTSLVHVCLTFRLPFCGSNIVNHFFCDIPPFLALSCADTHINELLLFALCGFIQTSTFLVIFISYFCILITVLNIKSSGGRSKTFSTCTSHFVAVTLFYGTLLFMYLRPTTSYSLDTDKVVAIFYTVVFPMFNPIIYSFRNKDVKSALKKLLERNWTFK